The genomic region GGACTCGGAAGCTGGACGCGCAACGGTTGGGAGTCGTGTCCTCGACTTCCTACGGGGCAGAACGGTGGGGGGAGTGTGAAATCCGCCCCTCAGGCGCGCTTTCCCCCTCGCTGGGAGAATCCAGGCCGCTCAACGCACCACATGCTCTGCCTCCAGGTCCCGCTGCAGCTTCTCCCGGAGGTACTCGGCGCTGAGTTCCATTGCGGCGGCCCAGAAGGGGCGGCAGCCCAGCCGGGATGGAACCCCAGCTCCGACCCCAGCCACACTGCTTCCGCCCTTACTGACGCCACTTCCGCTGAAGCCTCTACTTCCGCCCTAAGGCGTCCGTAAACCCGGCACTTCCGCCCTCACGCAAGCCCAGCTTTCTAACTGTCCTGGGCTTCCGCGCTTACCATCGGCCAGCCAATCAGAATCTGCTCAAGGACGGATTCGGGCGCTAATAGGTGTCCGCCGCCTGCATCGCAGCCTGGGTTCTGTGGGCCGGTTTGGACACCCTACTCCAGCCAGGAGAGGGTGCGCGAACCTGCATTTGCTGCGGCCTCTAGGGTACCTCGGGATCGCCCCCAAACGCTTTTTCCGAGACAAGCATCTTGCGGCCCTGGCAACTCAGCCCTCCCTGAGGTCACAGGTCGCAGCAATCAACCCACAAGTCCCGATGGGCCCTGCGGGGGACGCGGCGAGGCCCGGGCGCTTCTTCGGCGTCTACCTGCTCTACTGCCTGAACCCTCGGCACCGGGGTCGCGTCTACGTGGGGTTCACCGTCAACCCTGCTCGTCGGGTCCAGCAGCACAACGGGGGCCGCAAAAAAGGCGGGGCCTGGCGGACCAGCGGACGCGGGCCCTGGTAAGAGGGAGCGGATTTCTGTCTGGAGGAGGGCTTCAAGGAGGAGGCGGGGCTCGGAGGAGGAGAGCCCTGCcgagaggggcagggccaggccagTGGGCGGAGCCCGTGTGGTGGTCGATAACAGGGCCGGGGGGCGGGGTCCTGGCGACGGGGGCGGGCCTATCACAGGGGAGGtgcgtggtggtggtgggggaggtgcGTGGTGGTGGGGGCGGTGCGAGGCGGGGGAGGTGGTGCGaggcggggggggcggtgcgaggcggggggggcggtgcgaggcggggggggcggtgcgaggcggggggggcggtgcgAGGCGGGGGGGCGGTGCGAGGCGGGGGGCGGTGCGaggcggggggggcggtgcgaggcggggggggcggtgcgAGGTGGGGGGAGGCGGAGCCCTGTGAAACTCAGCTGTGGGATGAAGGAAGGGGTTGGGTAGGAAGGGGACTGATGATCTAGGCTTGGTCCCGTGACAGCGGGCTGATGAACAAGGCGGGGTTTGGTAAAGAGAGAGCCTGCAAGGGGGAGGAACTGAGGAGGGCAGTTAAGTACCTGTGCTGGAGGCGGGGCCTGAGGTTGGCAGGTGCGAAGGGACGTACCTCCACGAGGGGGGCGGAGCCTCGCGGACGAGGTTTGAAGCCGGGCGTGAGAACTCCACTCCCGGGTGGGACTGGGGTCGAACCATGGCGAGCGGATTCGGCTTGACACCGGTTCGGGCGGGCTCTCACGGGCCCCGTGCTCGTTCTCGTCCCCAGGGAGATGGTGCTTATCGTGCACGGCTTCCCTTCCGCCGTGGCTGCCCTTAGGGTAAGAAAGGAGACGGGGGGCGGTGAGAGGACGGGCTGGGGCTTGGGGCCTAATCGGGCGGCCCTGAAGCCCCTACTCCCCGCCCGCAGTTCGAGTGGGCCTGGCAGCATCCGCACGCCTCGCGCCGCCTGGCGCACGTGGGCCCGCGCCTGCGCAGCGAGGCCTCCTTCGCTTTCCACCTGCGCGTGCTGGCGCACATGCTGCGCGCGCCGCCCTGGGCGCGCCTCCCGCTCACCGTGCGCTGGCTGCGCGCCGACTTCCGACGTGAGCTgtgcccgccgccgccgccgcacaTGCCGCTGGCCTTCGGGCCTCCGCCGCCCCGCGCCTCGGCCTCGAGGCGCCGAGCCGACCCCTTAGCTGACCCGGAGTCCGAGCCCGACCAAGACGCCGAGGCCTGCTGCGCCCTGTGCGCGCGCTCCTTCCAGGTGAGCCGCCCTACCTCGTCTCCAGGTCGCTGCGAGCCAGGGGTCCAACGACTTGGGATCCAGCTGTTTATTGAAGGATCGGGCAGCCCACTGACACCCTTTGCCCTCATCactaaaatggggatgatagtacTGGCTGCCATTCCTCGAAACCGGTACCCTCCTGCTCAGGGCCTTTACCCTTCCCCTTTGACTGGAAGGTTCCTCCCTAGACCTTTCATTTCAGTCTTTATAAAATGCCACCTTCTCCTTCTCTGCGAGGTCTTCCTTGTCTCTCCCATCTAAGACTgcagttcttggggcgcctgggtggctcagtcgttaagcgtctgccttcggctcaggtcatggtcccagggtcctgggatcgagccccgcactgggctccctgctcctcgggaagcctgcttctccctctccctctccccctgcttgtgttccctctctcgctgtgtctctctgtcaaataaataaataaaattgttaaaaaaataaaactgcagttCTTTCTTGTACACtcccctgcctttttttcccccttaaagcCTAAACACTTACTGTGTAACAtagtgggtgttttttttttttttaaagattttatttatttatttgacagggagagacagccagagagagaacacaagcagggtaagtgggagagagagaagcaggcctcctgccgagcagggagcccgatatggggctcgatcccaggaccccgggatcatgacctgagccgaaggcagacgcttaacgactgagccacccaggcgccccttatcttaTTGTCAGTTTCTCCCCTGCCCCAATACAAGGCAgttcttgttcactgctgtagaAAAGCGTCTGGCAAACAGCAGgtagccaataaatatttaacaaattagCTGAGCCTGATGGGCCTGACTTCTGAgctctcaggaaatgtaaattgaGTACTTGCCATTCAGAGATTAAGTGACCTGCCTGAGATCACTTAGCCTGTAAGAACTATAGGTCTGGCTGCAGGGGCCAATGCTGTTTATATAATCACTGCTAATGCTCAGGGGAAATTGGCAAGCTTAGTCCCTGTGGGCAAGTATTGtaacctctccatgcctcagtttcatcTATAAAACGCAAATAATAGTATATGCCTCATAGCGTTGTTTAATGTGAAGCCTCTGGAACAGTGTCTGGTCAATAGAAGTTCTGAGTGTTAGCTACATCATTcctcctggttttctttcttaCCTGCCTGCCACTTCTGACAGGATGAAGAGGGCCCCCTGTGCTGCCCCCACCCTGGCTGCCACCTAAGAGCCCACGTGATCTGCCTAGCAGAGGAGTTCCTGCAAGAGGAGCCAAGGCAGCTTCTGCCCCTAGAGGGCCAGTGCCCGGGGTGAGTCCAACAGCCCCGCCCCAGCGTGGTCGAGCTCTGGGAGGATGGTGCCGGTTGTCCAAGTCCAGGCCCCGGGGCAGCTGAGTCCTTATCTTGGCACCCAGGGCCTAGCCTGCAGGAGGCTTGTGATCCTGACTCTTGTCTCCTACCAACTGCACCCTTGGTAGCTGTAAGAACTCACTGCTGTGGGGAGACCTGATCTGGCTGTGCCGGATGGGAgccgaggaggaagaggaggacttGGAATTAGAAGAGGTGAGACGTGGCTTTGGCCCCagcctccctaccccaccccacacccGAGGCTGCCTTTGACCAGTCCTCTTGTCTCCACAGGAACACTGGACAGACATGCTGGAGACCTGATCCTCAGCGCCCccaaccctctgcctcccctgtgGGTCTGGGCACTTTTTATTTGAGTACAATAAAGAGTCTGAGTTAAGGGAACTTTCTGGTGTttgctggggcgggggtgggggggtgggggacagcacTGGAGCTAGGAGACAGAGGCCCTGCCAGTCACTGGGGCCTGAGGAGaagagcagagtgggaggggaCCGCTCACTCACCTGGACCAGGCTCTCCTCTTCCTGGAGGCCCATGTGCCTCAGCTTTCCCCTGCATGCTTCTGACGTCACACAATTCTTTGAGTGCTTGGGAGACTCACACCCTTGACTCAGAGCCCATCCAAATCCAGTGCCCAGCTTGACTTTGGACTTTAATCCAAACAGTAAGGACAGAGGCCAAAAgtgggatgggtggggggatatGCTACCCTACGGGGCTCTGTGGCTCTCTAAGCCCCAACTCCTTCTTGTCTCTGTTTGGGAGCCCCTTTAAACCCAGTGAAAGAAAAGCACCTTGTGGGGGCCATGGTTCTGTCACCAATCATGAATGAGTCTCCATGAAATCCTCGGGAGCTGGACTCACTGCCAGGGTTATGAGACTGCGTTCTTGCCGTTTTGTCTCCCTGCTGCCTCAGAAAGCCTGCACCGCCTCTGCTCCGCCCCAACCACAATcaaccagccccccccccccccccattgctcTGTACTGGCCTTGTCAGAGGTCAGACTAGCAGTTCTGGAATGCCTGCGCTGCTAGAACACCAGTGGGGGCCGCTCTCAGCCTGAACCTCTGGCATCTTCAAGACTGGCCTGGAGCCGCAGGAAGGTGAGTGGCCCTGCTCACAAGAGTGCCACCTTTCCTCTCCACTCTGCCCCCTCTAAactggctggctccatcagaaCAAGCTGTCAGGtgcgcccggggggctcagtcagttaagcatctgcctttggctctggtcaggatcccggggtcctgggatggagccccgcgtcgggctccctgcccagcagagagcctgcttctctctctccctctgctgctccccctgcttgttctctctgtgtcaagtaaataaataaaattaaaaaaaagaacaagctgtCAGTTGGCCTGCCGCGCAGGGGTGGAGTTCAGAGGGCAGGTCAGGAGCAAAGATTACAGCTCCAAACCCCCCCCCCTTCGAATAAAAGTGAAAACTTACTGGGCTCTTTTGTCTAGTTTCAGTCTTCCCTTTAATTTCTACACACCAAACCCACATCTTGGGTTTTCAGGCCAGTCTAAGCTTGGCTCCTGCTGGGGTGCTAAGGAGGGGAGCATAGGCGGGTCCTCCCACTCTAAACTCCACCCTTTCCTTCCTGGAGGCTGGCTCCAGATCCCTCCCACTTTGGGTTTAAAAACCCTTCAGCTCCAGAGCAGTTCTGCACTCACCACACGGCACCCAGTAAGCCACAGCACGAAGCAGTCACAAGACCAAGATCCAGAGAGGTGTGGTGAGTGCccgggtggggtgggctgggcagggctagcccctctctctctgctgctgccGCAGTGGCATCCTTGCCCTTTCCCTCTGGATGGTCCATTTCAATCAGCCAACCACAACCCCGGCTGAaacccccttccctcttccaTGGACCCGCCGCTTTTGCTCATCCGCATACCAGACTCTGGCCCCCCAGACAAGCTCAAGTTTTTCAGCTGGCTGTGTTTATCCCTGAGCCAAGACAGAGTGCAGTTTGGCAAGTGGGATCACAGGCCCCGCCGGCCTTTGAAATGTTGCCATGCGTGAGGGGCCCAGGTTGCTCAAAGGGAcggcagggagagcagggagagcaggccGGTGCAGTAGCCCGGGGGCTGCCACAGAAGTAGTGGGAGGAGGAGAACTGGCAGGCGCCAGAGTAGTAGTGCTCACGGGCACACTGGAGTCTCCCGGAGCTTCCAAGAAAACCGGGATTGGGCCCCAGAGAGTGATTTAATTGGTTTGGGGTGTGGCCTCAGGCTCGGGGATTTTAATAAGCCCTGCAGGTAAAGCAAAGGTGCAGCCCGCGCCCTGACCCACTGCATGAGCGTTCCGTCTGGGTTTGAAGCCCAGCTCCCACCACCCACTAGCTTTGTGAGCAGGGGCAAGTCAGCCGCAGTCCCTCATCTTAAAGCAAGATTTCAACAGATGGCATGTTGTGATGTTGTTAAGGCAAGTTGGCCGCACTCCGGCCCTTGACGCTGCAGCATGGAGCTCATCCAGGACACCTCGCGCCCGCCCCTGAAGTATGTGAAGGGGATCCCTCTCGTCAAGTACTTTGCAGAGGCACTGGGGTCACTGCAGGACTTCCAAGCCCAGCCTGATGACCTGCTTATCAGTACCTACCCCAAATCTGGTAGGTGATGAGGGCCATCCACCCCTCTCCTGGGCCACAGTCCCCTACGTTGGACCAGCAAGGGGCTGCCCTCAGCCCTGCTCACCGACCCTTTCCCTGCTCTCCAGGCACCACCTGGGTGAGTGAGATCCTGGACATGATCTACCAAGGCGGTGATGTACAGAAGTGTCAAAGGGCCCCCATCTTCATCCGGGTACCCTTCCTTGAGCTCAAGGTTCCAGGGGTTCCCACAGGTGTGTAGTGGGGCTCTGGGGACcagtggagcagagggagggggcaggactgGGCTCCAGCTCAGCAGACTTTCCCTACCCCATGGCATAGGTTTGGAGGTTCTGAAAGATACACCAGCTCCACGACTCATCAAGACACACCTGCCCTTGGCTCTGCTCCCCCAGACCTTGCTGGATCAGAAGGTCAAGGTGAATGGCAGAGGAAGCCAGGGAACGAGGCTGCTGGGGCCATCCCAGCTTTGGCCCTATCTGCTGGGAAGGTCTCATCTGAGGGGAGGAGGCGGTCTGCTTCATCCTGTTGTGGGGGTCAGTGAAAAGGAGACTCCCCTGGGGAGAGCTGAGAAAGGCAGTCTTCTCTGCAGGCCTCCCCAGGCCCGTGGAGGAGGGGGCTGGTGAGAATCTGGCACAGCTTGTTCCCAATCTGGGTATGGCAGCACTGAGGGGGATTAGGTTAGCATAAGTATGGTTCCAGGGACCACAAGCAAGTCAGCCTCTAAGCTTATTACCCCCTTGGCCAGACCAAGAGCTAACTTCCCTTGCAGGGATGCTGTGAAGGGTGGAACCACCTTGGCTCACGGTGTGGTGATGATgcttgggtgtgtgtgggggtcatCTGTCCCTCCAGGTGGTCTACATGGCCCGCAATGCAAAGGATGTGGCTGTCTCCTATTACCACTTCTACCGCATGGCCAAGGTGCACCCAGACCCTGACACCTGGGACAACTTCCTGGAGAAGTTCATGGCTGGGGAAGGTGGGACCTGAATCTGGAGGAAGGAGTGGGGCGGAGCTGAGCGGCAGCCAGCCCAAACTAATACCAGCCCGTGTGTCcatgtctctgcccctctccccagtgtCCTATGGGTCCTGGTATCAGCACGTGCGGGAGTGGTGGGAGCTGAGTCACACCCACCCCATTCTCTATCTCTTCTACGAGGACATGAAAGAGGTGAGGCCGCCTGCTGCTGCTTCCCTCCAGGTCATCCGTGGAGAAGCAGGAACCTGCCAGGGACCTGCCAAGGCCCTGTTGGCCGCCTGCCCTCTGGCAGCCCCACACCAGTCCCCCGGGTCCTCCTGCCCGGGACTTGGAGCCGCAGCGTCACCCGGGCAGCAAGGCCATATAGCTCTGATCTCAGACCCCAGCGACACAGAGCCATCCGCCAGCATTCTCTGTTGCTCTCCCTGCCGCCACAGTTACGAAAGAGGACCGTCCCTGCGCTCACCCGTCAGGACCCAAACAAGAGCTTATTTCAGGGTCACAGGGCAGGGGCAACTAATGTGCCCCAGGGAAAGAGGACCCAAGTCAAGGAGGTGGGGCTGAGAGGTCTCTAGGCGGAAGTGGCCAGACCCCGAGGAGTTAGGGGGGCCCTCCCTTTTGTTTGCTCAGTGAGCAATCCCAACCTCCACTGAAGAGCCCCTCTGCTGCTCCAGAATCCCAAAAGGGAGATTCAGAAGATCCTGAAGTTTGTGGGGCGTTCCCTGCCAGAGGAGACCGTGGATCTCATCGTCCAGCACACGTCTTTCAGTGAGATGAAGAACAACTCCAAGACTAACTACAGCACCATACCCCTTCACCTCATGGACCACAGCATTTCGGCCTTCATGAGGAAAGGTGAGTGCCCATGCAGGACAGGCATCTGGGGAGGCAAGCGTGGACGCGGAGGCGAGAGCTGGCCTGAGCCACCCCAGGCCTGCTCTGTGGCTGGGGCCTGCAGCCGTCCTCCCCTCTGTCCACAGGCATCTCGGGGGACTGGAAGACCACCTTCACTGTGGCCCAGAACGAGCGCTTTGACGCCGACTATGCCCAGAAGATGGAGGGCTACGGCCTCCGCTTCCTCACCCAGCTGTGAGTGGTGCTCCCTGGGAGGCACGCCGAAGTCCCCACTGCGGTGACCTGCCCCCagcctcaaaaataaaattccatgtgTATTACACCGAGAGCCTTTAATGCAGGCAAAGAGCAAACGTGAGCTAAAAGGAAATGCCCACTGGGACCAAATGAAGCCATCTCGACCCTGCGGCCTCCAATTCCCGAACTTGCCCTGTtatggggaaggggagaagggcctggaaaaacaaaaccaaggagACGCGGGCGAAGGGGAACAATATTTATTTGCCACAAAACCTTTTGTTGCATTCCCCTGTGAGGGTGGCAGGAGACTGTGAGTCTGCCAGCCCACTTCACTTTTTCTTGGGCTCCTTACAAGCCACCACGTACCTCTGGGCCACATTGAGGGGAGGGGAGTAACCATCTGCATAGGAGGTGTCTTCAAACAGGACTGAATAGTCATCCTGGGGCTGGGACAGGGGGAAGACAGGAGGGGCTGGTCAGAGACCCCCAGGCAAGGCCCCCAGCCCAGACTGATGGGAAACCTCTGGTCCACGGGCTCCCAGCCTCTCCTGTCCCCATCTTCACTCTGAACCTAGTCCCTGCTACGGCAGAGCCCTTTTCTCAGCAACGAAGGGCCAGGGCAcaaagagcagggaggagggagacttGCTGTCTATGTGGGGGGATTCTACATGGAGGATCTGGTGCCTTTTGGGGACCCTGTGTTAAGGGGATCAAGAAAAACGcagagagcagcaggcagggctcctggaggaagaggggagaacaGCCTTGAAGCTGCCATCAGGTAATGGGTCACCAGCATGAGGGAGCATAGCCTCACACGAAGAAAGGGCAGTGGTGCGACAGTCAAGGAGGACAGGCCCTGGGTGTGGTGCTGCCCATCTCAGTGCAAAAGTGAGGTGAGACCAGAGGGTACATCGGTCCCATTCCATGTGGGGCTGGCTAGAACTCTGAAGGTTGGAGAGGGAGTTGGCTGGCACTGTCCAAGGGGACGTGGCTGGAGGGCACCTACAGGGCAGAGTgtaagcaggagagagagggcaaCACGTAGGACTCTCCTAGCTCAGAGAGGCTAGAAGATGAGGataggaggggaaggaaggggaaggtgaCCCCATGACCCATCCGCTCAGCCCAGTGCTGGCGTCATGGTCTGTCTCACCCATGGGGGCTGCCTTACCCGTTGTGGGGGCGTGTGGATCAGGGCACGTTAGAAGCATGTGGTCTGGGGATACAGGGCCAGCACGAGCTGCTCCTTCTGAAATAAGGCTTCAGGATCCGTCTCCGGGTTGGCTTTCCACTGGGGCAGTGGGATGATGCGCCGCCGGCTCAGGGTATGTCTCCTGGAAGGGGGGCTCAGGTCAACCCATGCCAGGTAGGGGGCTCCTTTCCAGCTGCTTCCATGGTCCCTCCCTGACCAGCACACTCACTCTTTGCCTTCTTCATCAATGTCATCTACCTCATACCTGGAGAACAAGGAGAAAACGGTGGATGCAGGGAGGTGCACGGTCCAAATCAGGGAGCGacgaggaggggaggggtggggtgtggggaggggaagcagcCCAGGGAGCCTGAGTCACACACCGTCCCCGTCTCCACAGGCACCCTGGGAGGCTCTTCTCCCAGCCTgcagacgggggtggggggcggccgGCGCAGGTGTAACGGGAGAGCGGATCGAGGGCTGGGTGTCCACTCACTTGTTGGTGGCATGGCTGTAACTGACCACCTCGGCCAGGATCCACTGCTCATCCCCATCCACAGCCTTTACCCGGGCGGCCACCTTGTCTCCAGGTTTGGCCACGTAGTCCCCAGAGGCTGGAATGGCCCCGCAGAGGGGTGGGGGCCTGAGGGTTGGAATAAGGTGTTAGTCCCAGCCCTTCCCTCTTggcagctccccccaccccgggcctgcCCTCACTTGTCACCAGGCTTCCCGATCCACAGGGGCAGGGTCATGGCGGACTGCTGCAGCAGGGTCATCAGCACCCCCCTGCGCATGGTCTTCCGAGGGGGTTCCGAGTCATTGTACAGGCCCGCAATCTTGGCCGCTGTGGGAAGGAAGCGCGCCCCTGAGGCACCAGGAACAGGGCACTGGTGCACAGTCAGTGGAGCTTGGCCTGGAGCCCACCTCCTGAGTGACCACCAAGGGCCCAGTGtgacccctgccctcccaccagATGCCCGCGGTGAGAGTCCCGGGCTGCTCTCACAGAGGGCACCGAGGGCAAAAGAAGGGTTCCGAGGTGCTGGTCACATCCGTTTGTTGGGTTAGCCAAAATTTCAGAGAGCTGTCTGTAGGCTTATGGGTACTTTTCTACTAGGAGTATATGCTGTCattcaacaaaaaaaatctaaaaactgtCAAACGTGGACAGACTCCTGACCTCCTCAGGCATGGCTCAACACACCCAGTCAACATCGCGCAAACCCAACTGGCAGTGGGACATGTCTGATGGGCAAGCTGTCTGCCcactgagggctcactgaagggGTAAGAGATGGAAGAGCCACGGCAGTCTGCAGGGATTCGGAAGCCAACACCCTGTGTAAACTCCACCTGAAGGATGGCTCTCCCAAAGCAGCCGGTGCTTCCCACAgcaagaggtgggggtggggggtagcgGGAAGGAGGCAACTGCCCCAGGCACAGGGGGAGAGAAGCATGAGGGGGCGGGGTGAAATCTTCCAGGTCTGCACAGGGACACTGGGAGCCCCTGCCTCTGAGCGCTGGCCAGGACCTCCATTCCCTCCCAGACC from Halichoerus grypus chromosome 6, mHalGry1.hap1.1, whole genome shotgun sequence harbors:
- the SLX1A gene encoding structure-specific endonuclease subunit SLX1, whose product is MGPAGDAARPGRFFGVYLLYCLNPRHRGRVYVGFTVNPARRVQQHNGGRKKGGAWRTSGRGPWEMVLIVHGFPSAVAALRFEWAWQHPHASRRLAHVGPRLRSEASFAFHLRVLAHMLRAPPWARLPLTVRWLRADFRRELCPPPPPHMPLAFGPPPPRASASRRRADPLADPESEPDQDAEACCALCARSFQDEEGPLCCPHPGCHLRAHVICLAEEFLQEEPRQLLPLEGQCPGCKNSLLWGDLIWLCRMGAEEEEEDLELEEEHWTDMLET
- the LOC118535031 gene encoding sulfotransferase 1A1, producing MELIQDTSRPPLKYVKGIPLVKYFAEALGSLQDFQAQPDDLLISTYPKSGTTWVSEILDMIYQGGDVQKCQRAPIFIRVPFLELKVPGVPTGLEVLKDTPAPRLIKTHLPLALLPQTLLDQKVKVVYMARNAKDVAVSYYHFYRMAKVHPDPDTWDNFLEKFMAGEVSYGSWYQHVREWWELSHTHPILYLFYEDMKENPKREIQKILKFVGRSLPEETVDLIVQHTSFSEMKNNSKTNYSTIPLHLMDHSISAFMRKGISGDWKTTFTVAQNERFDADYAQKMEGYGLRFLTQL
- the LOC118535035 gene encoding SAGA-associated factor 29-like; the encoded protein is MQGKAEAHGPPGRGEPGPGTPDTMALVSADSRIAELLTELHQLIKQTQEEHSRSEHNLVNIQKTHERMQTENKISPYYRTKLRGLYTTAKADAEAECNILRKALDKIAEIKSLLEERRIAAKIAGLYNDSEPPRKTMRRGVLMTLLQQSAMTLPLWIGKPGDKPPPLCGAIPASGDYVAKPGDKVAARVKAVDGDEQWILAEVVSYSHATNKYEVDDIDEEGKERHTLSRRRIIPLPQWKANPETDPEALFQKEQLVLALYPQTTCF